Below is a window of Undibacterium sp. YM2 DNA.
TCATTCACTGATTGGTGCGATGATGATCCATAAAGGTGACGCTGACGGCATGATCTGCGGCACATTTGGTACGACAGGTCTGCATCTGAATTACATCAACCAGGTATTGGGCAAGCGTGATGGCGTCAATGTCTATGCTGCCATGAATGGCCTGGTTTTGCCGGATCGCCAGGTCGTGCTGGTCGATACACATGTCAATGAAAACCCGACGGCAGAACAAATTGCTGAAATCACGATTCTGGCTGCAGAAGAAATGCGCCGCTTTGGCCTGATGCCTAAAGCAGCCTTGCTGTCTCATTCAAATTTTGGTTCCAGCAATAGTGAATCCGCGCAAAAAATGCGCGCTGCTCTGGCGATTATCCAGCGTGACGCACCTGATCTTGAAGTAGACGGTGAAATGCATGGTGATACTGCGCTCGACACTAGCTATCGCAAGAAAATGATGCCGGATTCAACATTGAAAAGCGATGCCAATTTGCTCGTCATGCCGAATATTGATGCAGCAAATATTGCCTATAACCTGTTGAAAACAACGGCAGGTAATAATGTTGCGATTGGTCCTATCTTGCTGGGTTGTGCCAAGCCTGTGCATATTTTGACGCCATCGGCAACGGTGCGCCGTATCGTCAACATGACTGCCTTGTGCGTGGTAGATGCGGTAGCACAACGCTAATCATCTTTGAGATGTAAAAAAGCCAGCCTGATGTATGAGGCTGGCTTTTTGTTTTCTGGAAGCTTGTTTCGTTTGCTTATTTGGCCTGCTTGACGGGTACTCTGCCAGTTGGCACAACATTCGACGCGTGCAGACAATGTCCATGTTGATCGTCAAAAAACATGTGCGGCTTGAAGGCGGCCAGGACAGCAGACTTGTTGACGCCGCCCATGAAGAAGGTTTCATCAATTGCGATGTTCCAGGCGCGCAAGGTGCGTATCACTCTTTCATGAGCAGGGGAGGCTCGTGCTGTTACCAGCGCAGTCCGCAGTGGGAAGGCGCGACCATCCGGCGTTTTGAAATTATTCTGTAGATACGATAAAGCCAACAGCAATCTGGCAAATGGCCCTTCCGGCAAAGGCTTCAGGGCATTTTCCCTTTCATGCTGCTCAAAGGCTTCTACACCTTGCTCCTGATAGATGCGTTCAGATTCATCCGAGAAGATGACAGCATCGCCGTCAAAGGCAATGCGTATTTGTTCAGGGTCGGCTGCATTTTCCGGCAAACGATATAGCATTGCCGATGCTACGCCTGAATTGATGGCTGCTTGCACATCATCTTCATGCAGGGATAAAAACAGGCTGACATTAAAAGCCAGCAAGTAGGGTGCAAGTGGTGATCCTCCGGATAAGGCTGCGCGTGTAATATCCAGGCCATAGTGGGCGATGGAATTAAATATGCGCAAAGAAGTTTCGGAAGAATTGCGCGACATGATGACCACTTCCACTAGCCTGTGGCCAGGCGTCAGCTCATTAAGTTTCAATAAGGCTTTTACCAGGGCAAAAGCTGCACCTGGTTTTAAGATACTGTTTTCTTCCTTGAGTTGATGCTGACGATAGGCATCCAGGCCTTGCTCCTGAAAAATCGTCTCTTCCGCTTCCAGATCAAACAGGGCGCGGGAGGAAATTCCTATGACTAAGAGATTATCTAGCGAAAATGGCATATGAGATTGTTTGTCTTGTTATTTGGCGGTGAGATAAAGTGCCGCCCTGTTTATGTAGCCTGACGGAAGGTCAGATTGATTCTTTGTGTTCCCAGGAGTGGATGCGCCACTTCCTTGATGGCTGCTACGCCATGGTAACGCAATCTGGCTGGGCCACCCCAAACTACCACATCACCATGTGCCAGATGATAGCGCTGGACAGCATCACTGCGTTGCATGCCACCAAAAAGAAATGTCGCCGGTATGCCCAATGAAAAGGACACGATAGGTGCACCAAATTTCTTTTCGTCCTTATCCTGATGGAGACTAAGGCGTGACCCCGCCTGATATTGATTGATCAGGCAACTGTCTGGCGTAAAGCCGGGAAAGCCAGCTTCTTGCGCCGCTTGCACAGCCAGTGAATAAAAACTATCTGGCATCGCAGGCCAGTGTTCTCCATTTTCCGGATCATAAGCGCTGTAGCGATAGCCATCGCTATCGGATACCCATCCCACCTCTCCGCAGCAAGTCATCGCTACTGACATGCGGTGACCATTAGGCGTGCGCATTTGCCGGAAAGGGTGCTTGCTTAATATTTGCTGTATGCCATCCAGCAATGTGGCCTCGTGATTCACTGAAAAGTGCCTGAGTATCACAGCACCTTCGCAGATAATTTCAGTCCAGGGCTGTATATTGCTGGCGTCATCAAAGAGTGAATAATTCATAGACTTGCTTCTGCTTCCTCGTGTCGTATATAGAAGCGTAATTCATTTTTTGAAAGTTTGGCTGATAAAGAAAATTTCTCTTGCAAAACAGGTGGGGAATTTGCTATAGTTCGCCTCCCGCTGAAGAGCGGGGTAGAAAGTGAAGTAATTCTCGGTTTGAGCGAAAGAAATAACGCGGAAAGCCGGGGTCTGAAAATATCCTGAAGTAGTTGAGATTGATTCTAAAAGATTTAATCTAAACGAAATAAAAACAGGGTGTTGACAGCGAAAGTAAAGTGCTTCATAATCTCGTTTCTCTGCTGCTGACGCACACAACGCTGCGACGCAAAGCTGGATCAGAAGATGGTCTGGCAGGGTAGAAAAGATTTCGGTTCTTTAACAATTAACAGTCAATAAATGTGGGCACTTGGTGAAGCGCACCAAGCAACTTAGGTTGTTTGGAATGCTTAAATAATATAGCAAGTGTTCACAAGAAATAACAAAGCAAGACGATGATTTAGTAATAGATCATTGAACTGTCAGTATTTTGAGTGAGCGACATGTCACGTATGTGACATAGACAAGAAATTGTCGAAAAACAGAGATTAAACTGAAGAGTTTGATCCTGGCTCAGATTGAACGCTGGCGGCATGCCTTACACATGCAAGTCGAACGGCAGCGCGGGGTAACCTGGCGGCGAGTGGCGAACGGGTGAGTAATATATCGGAACATACCCTAGAGTGGGGGATAACGTAGCGAAAGTTACGCTAATACCGCATACGCACTAAGGTGGAAAGCGGGGGATCGCAAGACCTCGTGCTCATGGAGTGGCCGATATCTGATTAGCTAGTTGGTAGGGTAAAAGCCTACCAAGGCGACGATCAGTAGCTGGTTTGAGAGAACGACCAGCCACACTGGAACTGAGACACGGTCCAGACTCCTACGGGAGGCAGCAGTGGGGAATTTTGGACAATGGGGGCAACCCTGATCCAGCAATGCCGCGTGAGTGAAGAAGGCCCTCGGGTTGTAAAGCTCTTTTGTCAGGGAAGAAACGGTGGTTCCTAATACGGACTGCTAATGACGGTACCTGAAGAATAAGCACCGGCTAACTACGTGCCAGCAGCCGCGGTAATACGTAGGGTGCAAGCGTTAATCGGAATTACTGGGCGTAAAGCGTGCGCAGGCGGTTTTATAAGTCTGATGTGAAATCCCCGGGCTCAACCTGGGAACTGCATTGGAGACTGTAAGGCTAGAGTGTGTCAGAGGGGGGTAGAATTCCACGTGTAGCAGTGAAATGCGTAGATATGTGGAGGAATACCGATGGCGAAGGCAGCCCCCTGGGATAACACTGACGCTCATGCACGAAAGCGTGGGGAGCAAACAGGATTAGATACCCTGGTAGTCCACGCCCTAAACGATGTCTACTAGTTGTCGGGTCTTAATTGACTTGGTAACGCAGCTAACGCGTGAAGTAGACCGCCTGGGGAGTACGGTCGCAAGATTAAAACTCAAAGGAATTGACGGGGACCCGCACAAGCGGTGGATGATGTGGATTAATTCGATGCAACGCGAAAAACCTTACCTACCCTTGACATGGAAGGAATCCCGAAGAGATTTGGGAGTGCTCGAAAGAGAACCTTTACACAGGTGCTGCATGGCTGTCGTCAGCTCGTGTCGTGAGATGTTGGGTTAAGTCCCGCAACGAGCGCAACCCTTGTCATTAGTTGCTACGAAAGGGCACTCTAATGAGACTGCCGGTGACAAACCGGAGGAAGGTGGGGATGACGTCAAGTCCTCATGGCCCTTATGGGTAGGGCTTCACACGTCATACAATGGTACATACAGAGGGCCGCCAACCCGCGAGGGGGAGCTAATCCCAGAAAGTGTATCGTAGTCCGGATTGTAGTCTGCAACTCGACTACATGAAGTTGGAATCGCTAGTAATCGCGGATCAGCATGTCGCGGTGAATACGTTCCCGGGTCTTGTACACACCGCCCGTCACACCATGGGAGCGGGTTCTGCCAGAAGTAGTTAGCTTAACCGCAAGGAGGGCGATTACCACGGCAGGGTTCGTGACTGGGGTGAAGTCGTAACAAGGTAGCCGTATCGGAAGGTGCGGCTGGATCACCTCCTTTCTAGAGTAGCGCGTAGTTAAGTGTCCACACTTATTGACTGTTAATGATAATGAACAGAGAACGGTTTGCGTCGGGGTAGCAATGACCGGACAGCGACTGAAGGTTCAGTAGCGGGTCTGTAGCTCAGTTGGTTAGAGCACCGTGTTGATAACGCGGGGGTCGTTGGTTCGAGCCCAACCAGACCCACCAGGTTGATTGAATAAAAGTGGAATAAAGCTTTTATTTGAATATGGGGGATTAGCTCAGCTGGGAGAGCACCTGCTTTGCAAGCAGGGGGTCGTCGGTTCGATCCCGTCATCCTCCACCAAGAAATCGCAAACCTAAGTCAGCGAATATCAGTAAGTAGTTAAGTACTGATAAAAAGTAAAACGTTGAGATTTAGGTTTGTACTTTCAAAGCGAAAGACATAGTAATAAGTAGTTCTCGTTCTTTAACAATTTAGAAGAAGTAAAGTAGAAATAATCAAAATTATTTCTGTAAAGAGAAGTCAGCGCAGTCAGTAATGACAGTGTTGATGGAAATTATGGAAGGGTTGTGATTGTATCGAACAAACATAGTATTAAAAGCGAGTTTGAAAAAGCTGTCGAAAGACAAGT
It encodes the following:
- a CDS encoding 5'-nucleotidase gives rise to the protein MPFSLDNLLVIGISSRALFDLEAEETIFQEQGLDAYRQHQLKEENSILKPGAAFALVKALLKLNELTPGHRLVEVVIMSRNSSETSLRIFNSIAHYGLDITRAALSGGSPLAPYLLAFNVSLFLSLHEDDVQAAINSGVASAMLYRLPENAADPEQIRIAFDGDAVIFSDESERIYQEQGVEAFEQHERENALKPLPEGPFARLLLALSYLQNNFKTPDGRAFPLRTALVTARASPAHERVIRTLRAWNIAIDETFFMGGVNKSAVLAAFKPHMFFDDQHGHCLHASNVVPTGRVPVKQAK
- the alkB gene encoding DNA oxidative demethylase AlkB, with product MNYSLFDDASNIQPWTEIICEGAVILRHFSVNHEATLLDGIQQILSKHPFRQMRTPNGHRMSVAMTCCGEVGWVSDSDGYRYSAYDPENGEHWPAMPDSFYSLAVQAAQEAGFPGFTPDSCLINQYQAGSRLSLHQDKDEKKFGAPIVSFSLGIPATFLFGGMQRSDAVQRYHLAHGDVVVWGGPARLRYHGVAAIKEVAHPLLGTQRINLTFRQAT